A window of Panicum virgatum strain AP13 chromosome 8K, P.virgatum_v5, whole genome shotgun sequence contains these coding sequences:
- the LOC120643695 gene encoding anthocyanidin 3-O-glucosyltransferase 2-like — translation MTSADPTVVLVPVWGIGHFLPMIEAGKRLLARSSRPLTLTVLIMPAPTEKRGSEIAQHIREVETESAGLGLAIRFHHLPAAERPAVATYTGPEEFISLNVQPYVPHVRAAVSGLACPVAAVVVDIFCTPLLDAAHGLGVPAYVYLICSAAMCALLLRSPALDDEAAGAGEFEDMDGGAVHLPGLPPVPASCLPSGLVDRKVPTYRWFLYNGRRYTEAAGIIVNTVAELEPHVLAAIADGRCTRGSRAPTVYAVGPVLAATITATTPPEQQQEQPEHECVRWLHSQPPASVLFLCFGSARFFTAQQAHEAAHALDHSGHRFLWVLRGPPEHGTKLSSDGDLAELLPPGFSERTKGRGLVWPRWAPQKEILAHAAVGGFVTHCGWNSVLESLWFGVPMLPWPWAAEQHYNAFTLVAAMGVAVAMEVRRKEDNFVEAVELERAVRALMGGAEGRTAREKATEMKAACRMAVEEGGSSYQSLQKLCDALHQGAVLPRMFPQDT, via the coding sequence ATGACGAGCGCCGACCCGACCGTCGTCTTGGTTCCAGTCTGGGGCATCGGCCACTTCTTGCCCATGATCGAGGCCGGCAAGCGGCTGCTCGCGCGCAGCAGCCGCCCTCTCACGCTCACCGTGCTCATCATGCCGGCGCCGACCGAGAAGCGCGGGTCCGAGATCGCCCAGCACATCCGCGAGGTGGAGACGGAGTCCGCCGGCCTCGGCCTCGCCATCCGCTTCCACCACCTCCCGGCAGCCGAGCGCCCGGCTGTGGCGACTTACACGGGCCCCGAGGAGTTCATCTCCCTCAACGTGCAGCCGTACGTGCCCCACGTGAGGGCGGCCGTGTCCGGCCTGGCGTGCCCGGTGGCCGCGGTCGTGGTGGACATCTTCTGCACGCCGCTTCTCGACGCGGCGCACGGCCTCGGGGTGCCGGCCTACGTGTACCTCATCTGCAGCGCGGCCATGTGCGCGCTCCTGCTGCGCTCCCCGGCACTCGAcgacgaggccgccggcgccggcgagttcGAGGacatggacggcggcgcggtgcacCTGCCGGGCCTCCCGCCGGTGCCCGCGTCCTGCCTCCCGTCGGGACTGGTGGACAGGAAGGTCCCGACGTACAGGTGGTTCCTGTACAACGGCAGGCGCTACACGGAGGCCGCCGGCATCATCGTCAACACCGTCGCCGAGCTGGAGCCACACGTGCTCGCGGCCATCGCCGACGGCCGGTGCACGCGCGGGAGCCGCGCTCCGACGGTGTACGCCGTCGGGCCGGTCCTCGCCGCGACGATTACTGCTACTACTccgccggagcagcagcaggaacagccGGAGCACGAGTGCGTGCGGTGGCTCCACTCGCAGCCGCCGGCGTCCGTGCTGTTCCTCTGCTTCGGAAGCGCGCGGTTCTTCACCGCGCAGCAGGCGCACGAGGCCGCGCACGCCCTGGACCACAGCGGCCACCGCTTCCTGTGGGTCCTGCgcgggccgccggagcacggCACGAAGCTGTCCTCGGACGGGGACCTCGCCGAGCTACTCCCGCCGGGCTTCTCGGAGAGGACGAAGGGCAGGGGCCTCGTGTGGCCCAGGTGGGCGCCGCAGAAGGAGATCCTGGCGCACGCCGCCGTCGGAGGCTTCGTCACGCACTGCGGCTGGAACTCGGTGCTCGAGAGCCTGTGGTTCGGCGTGCCCATGCTGCCGTGGCCGTGGGCCGCCGAGCAGCACTACAACGCCTTCACGCTGGTGGCCGCCATGGGGGTCGCCGTCGCGATGGAGGTGCGTAGGAAGGAGGACAATTTCGTGGAGGCCGTGGAGCTGGAGCGGGCAGTCCGAGCTCTCATGGGAGGCGCCGAGGGGAGGACggcgagggagaaggcgacGGAGATGAAGGCGGCTTGCCGGATGGCCGTCGAGGAGGGCGGCTCATCGTATCAGTCCTTGCAGAAACTCTGTGATGCACTCCATCAAGGTGCAGTGCTCCCAAGAATGTTTCCTCAGGATACATGA